Within the Cetobacterium somerae ATCC BAA-474 genome, the region CGATATTTGAAAGTCTAAATTTTTTTAACAAAAGTGTATAAAAATAGTGTTGTTAAAATAATTTAAGAACATTTTTCACTAATTATACATACTTTAATTAGAGGTGTCAATAAATGAAAAATATATATTATAAATGGTAATTATTTACCGCTAATTAATCAACTTTTGGTTAAGTTTTTATAAAAAGCTAAAAAATAAAAAAAAACAGTTGACTTGAATACTAGTGTAATACTATAATTTTAATTAAAAACTGTTCTTTAAACGAATTATAGTACTTATTTTCAGAACAAAAATTTTTGAAAAAATACTTTTAAAATGGAGGGATAAAATGAAGTATAGTTACTATCCAGGATGTACTTTAAAAACTAAAGCAACTAAATTGGAGAGTTATGCTTTAGAAGCAGCAAAAAAGCTAAATATTTCATTAGAAGAGATTGAAAATTGGCAATGCTGTGGGGGAGTATATCCTCAAAGTGATGGGGAAGTAGCACAAAAACTTTCATCTGTTAGAAGTTTAATATCAGCAAGAGATAAAGAAGAGAAACTTTTGACTCTTTGTTCAGCTTGTCACAATGTTATTAAAAGAGTTAATAACGATATTAAAACAAAAGAAAACGTAAGAAAGAAGGCTAATTTATATTTAGAAGTTGAAAATGAGTATAAGGGAGAAACTGAGGTAGTTCATTATTTAGAAATGTTAAAAAATGATGTAACTTTTGATATTTTAAAGGAAAAGGTTGAAAATTCATTAAATGGAAGAAGAATAGGGGCATATTATGGATGTCTTTTGTTAAGACCCCAAAAGGAGATGACGTTTGATAATCCAGAAAATCCAACTATAATAGAGGATTTTATAGAAGCGCTAGGAGGAAAAGCCATAAAATATCCATATAGAACTGAATGTTGTGGAGGGTATTTAGCTGTAAATAATAAAAAATTAGCTGAAAATATGAGTGATAAGATTATTAAATCAGCTGAATTAAGCGAAATAGAGGAAATAATAACTGCATGTCCTCTTTG harbors:
- a CDS encoding CoB--CoM heterodisulfide reductase iron-sulfur subunit B family protein; this encodes MKYSYYPGCTLKTKATKLESYALEAAKKLNISLEEIENWQCCGGVYPQSDGEVAQKLSSVRSLISARDKEEKLLTLCSACHNVIKRVNNDIKTKENVRKKANLYLEVENEYKGETEVVHYLEMLKNDVTFDILKEKVENSLNGRRIGAYYGCLLLRPQKEMTFDNPENPTIIEDFIEALGGKAIKYPYRTECCGGYLAVNNKKLAENMSDKIIKSAELSEIEEIITACPLCKYNLEKKDSKIKVTYFTELLAEALNLKTEEE